A genomic segment from Syntrophotalea acetylenivorans encodes:
- a CDS encoding sulfite exporter TauE/SafE family protein → MTQQMILMLLAGVGVGIGASFSGLGGGFLMVPLLLFLGYSAQKAVGTSFLAILVISASALLAHNKLANVDYRTGILLGLGGILGAQIGARLLEHVSTANFKKVFAVILAGLAGYLFFRS, encoded by the coding sequence TTGACACAACAGATGATCCTGATGTTACTCGCCGGTGTCGGCGTAGGCATCGGTGCCTCTTTTTCCGGCCTCGGCGGCGGATTTCTGATGGTTCCCCTGCTGTTGTTTCTGGGATATTCGGCACAGAAGGCCGTGGGAACCTCCTTTCTGGCCATTCTGGTCATCTCCGCTTCGGCTCTGCTGGCCCATAATAAACTGGCCAACGTCGACTATCGTACTGGTATTCTGCTGGGTCTTGGCGGCATTCTTGGTGCCCAGATCGGAGCACGTCTGCTCGAACACGTATCTACAGCCAACTTCAAAAAGGTCTTCGCTGTGATCCTGGCAGGCCTGGCAGGCTACCTGTTTTTTCGCAGTTGA
- a CDS encoding tRNA pseudouridine(65) synthase TruC gives MDEALEILYRDEHLVAVNKPAGLLVHRSPIDRRETRFALQIVRNQLGKRVYPVHRLDKPTSGVLLFGLSSEAAHRTAEAFAGRQVSKKYLAVLRGYSAEQGTIDYPLRDEPDQRASKAPPVEARPSRTDFRRLATVELPIPVGRYPSSRYSLVEAQPLSGRRHQLRRHFKHLSHPIVGDTTHGNGDHNRFFRQQFDCHRLLLAAIELSFAHPYSGLPLTVQAPLADDFCSLLTSLGWNNVLPGAWLPAKE, from the coding sequence ATGGACGAGGCGCTAGAGATCCTTTATCGCGATGAGCATTTGGTGGCGGTCAACAAGCCGGCCGGCCTGCTCGTACATCGCAGTCCCATCGACCGGCGGGAAACCCGGTTTGCACTACAAATAGTGCGTAATCAGCTTGGGAAGCGGGTCTATCCGGTCCACCGTCTCGACAAGCCGACCTCCGGGGTTTTGCTTTTTGGGCTCTCGTCCGAAGCGGCTCATCGAACAGCTGAAGCTTTTGCCGGTCGCCAAGTGAGCAAAAAGTACCTGGCGGTATTGCGCGGTTACAGCGCCGAGCAGGGCACCATCGACTATCCTCTCCGTGATGAACCGGATCAGCGCGCCTCAAAAGCCCCGCCCGTCGAGGCTCGGCCGTCCCGTACCGATTTCCGCCGCCTGGCCACCGTTGAATTGCCGATCCCTGTGGGGCGTTACCCCAGCAGCCGCTATAGCCTGGTCGAGGCTCAGCCCTTGAGTGGCCGCCGTCACCAATTGCGACGCCACTTCAAGCACCTGTCTCACCCAATTGTAGGCGATACTACCCATGGCAACGGCGACCACAATCGTTTCTTTCGCCAGCAGTTCGATTGCCACCGGCTGCTGCTGGCTGCTATTGAGTTGTCGTTTGCTCACCCTTACAGCGGTCTCCCCCTGACCGTGCAGGCGCCGTTAGCTGATGATTTTTGCAGCTTGCTGACTTCTCTCGGCTGGAACAATGTCCTGCCGGGGGCCTGGCTTCCGGCCAAAGAGTGA
- a CDS encoding ELWxxDGT repeat protein, whose product MVRDIFPGVNGSGPSNLMVCNYLLYFSANDGTNGNELWVSDGSEAGTLLVKDIRVGGESSSPSSLVAYGDTLYFSADNGSSGPELWRSNGTELGTFIVTDINVGAVGSDPRYLTVYNELLYFSAYVEETGDELWVSDGTAGGANLLIDINPDVADSSPSYLTVYEDRLYFGAEDGLHGEELWVTDGSAAGTSRVEDLFVGAVSSNPYYLTVYDGGLYFRGGNLEDQLYVFDGTAISAVSDFVEGEEISTRFLFAADYRLYVITASEAYGDELVVYDGATVEVIDYFAGADDGLNFD is encoded by the coding sequence TTGGTCCGTGATATTTTCCCGGGTGTAAACGGCAGCGGGCCATCCAACCTGATGGTCTGCAACTATCTCCTCTATTTCAGCGCCAATGACGGCACCAACGGAAACGAGCTGTGGGTGAGCGACGGTAGCGAAGCGGGAACCCTCCTTGTCAAGGATATTCGGGTGGGAGGAGAAAGCAGTTCGCCTTCTAGTTTGGTCGCTTATGGCGATACGCTCTATTTCAGCGCAGATAACGGGAGTAGCGGCCCGGAATTGTGGAGGAGCAACGGTACGGAATTGGGGACCTTCATTGTCACGGATATTAACGTGGGTGCTGTCGGCAGCGACCCGCGTTATCTGACTGTTTACAACGAATTGCTCTATTTTTCCGCTTATGTCGAAGAGACGGGGGACGAGCTGTGGGTCAGCGATGGAACGGCGGGTGGTGCCAACCTTCTGATAGACATCAATCCAGATGTTGCTGACAGTTCGCCGAGCTATCTGACGGTTTACGAGGACCGTCTCTATTTCGGGGCCGAGGACGGCCTTCATGGCGAAGAGCTTTGGGTTACGGACGGGAGCGCTGCAGGGACTTCTCGGGTAGAGGATCTGTTTGTCGGCGCCGTAAGCAGCAATCCTTATTACTTGACTGTTTATGATGGCGGCCTCTATTTTCGGGGCGGTAACCTCGAAGACCAGCTTTATGTGTTCGATGGCACTGCCATTTCGGCCGTTAGCGACTTTGTTGAGGGGGAAGAAATCAGCACGCGTTTTCTGTTCGCAGCGGATTATCGACTTTATGTGATAACTGCTTCGGAGGCCTATGGCGATGAATTGGTGGTTTACGATGGTGCAACGGTGGAGGTTATTGATTATTTTGCAGGAGCAGATGACGGCTTGAATTTTGATTGA
- a CDS encoding ATP-binding cassette domain-containing protein, producing MVLLNLRDIHLAFGGPPLLDGVDLQVSRGERICLLGRNGAGKSTLLGLVARELQPDKGAVEFRQGVKVARLPQEVPPDLTGTVLETVLPGLGLVGEQIARCQHLTRLATESGNDAGLSEMLELQQQIEQAGGWQRLQGVEQVLTRLKLEAEAQVDSLSGGVKRRVLLARALVSEPDILLLDEPTNHLDIESINWLEEYLLRSNLTLLFVTHDRAFLRAVATRIVELERGQLFDFACDYDTFLVRRAEQLHAEEQAWAKFDRKLAEEEVWIRQGIKARRTRNEGRVRALQKMREERRQRRSRTGSVNLQMDEAGRSGKLVAEVEGLGFHYDERPLIENFSSTVLRGDRIGIIGPNGAGKTTLLKLLLGELEPQQGKVKLGTNLEVLYFDQLREQLDPELTVQQNLSGDQDTVTIGDQQRHVYGYLQDFLFTPDRARSPVRILSGGERNRLLLAKLFTRPANLLVLDEPTNDLDLETLDLLEELLADYKGTLFLVSHDREFINRVATSCFVFEGEGKVGEYVGGYDDWLRQRPTPKVEPAKDKVKTPRSKPVRERPRKLSFKERKELDELPQLIDDLEEEIEALQQQLADPELYRSRGEAVAGLQQRLAEAEQELEEAFGRWEELDALAPS from the coding sequence ATGGTACTGCTCAATCTGCGTGACATACACCTTGCCTTTGGCGGGCCGCCGCTGTTAGACGGTGTCGATTTACAGGTCAGCCGTGGTGAGCGAATCTGCCTATTGGGCCGCAATGGTGCCGGTAAGTCGACCTTGCTCGGCTTGGTGGCCAGGGAGTTGCAGCCCGATAAAGGGGCCGTCGAATTCCGCCAGGGAGTCAAGGTTGCGAGGTTGCCTCAGGAAGTGCCGCCGGATCTGACTGGAACAGTGCTGGAGACAGTGCTGCCTGGTCTCGGTCTGGTGGGTGAACAGATCGCACGCTGTCAGCACCTCACTCGACTGGCGACGGAAAGCGGCAATGATGCCGGCCTTTCCGAGATGCTGGAGCTGCAACAACAAATCGAACAAGCTGGCGGCTGGCAACGGTTGCAGGGGGTGGAACAGGTTCTGACCCGACTCAAGCTTGAGGCCGAAGCTCAGGTCGACAGCTTGTCAGGCGGTGTAAAACGGCGGGTCCTGCTGGCCCGCGCGCTGGTGAGCGAGCCGGATATTCTGCTTCTTGACGAGCCGACCAACCACCTTGATATCGAATCGATTAATTGGTTGGAAGAGTATCTGCTGCGCAGTAACCTGACCCTGCTGTTTGTTACTCACGACCGGGCTTTTTTACGCGCCGTGGCAACCCGTATCGTTGAGCTTGAACGGGGCCAGCTGTTCGATTTTGCTTGTGATTACGATACGTTTTTGGTGCGCCGCGCCGAACAACTGCATGCTGAAGAGCAGGCCTGGGCCAAGTTCGACCGCAAACTAGCCGAAGAAGAGGTGTGGATTCGACAGGGCATCAAGGCCCGGCGGACCCGCAATGAGGGCAGGGTTCGGGCCCTTCAGAAAATGCGCGAGGAGCGTCGACAGCGACGCAGTCGCACCGGTTCGGTTAATTTACAGATGGACGAGGCCGGTCGCAGCGGAAAACTGGTAGCCGAGGTTGAAGGGCTGGGTTTTCATTACGATGAACGACCGTTGATAGAAAACTTTTCCAGCACCGTATTGCGCGGCGACCGCATCGGCATCATCGGTCCCAACGGCGCCGGCAAGACCACTCTGCTTAAATTGTTGCTCGGTGAACTGGAGCCGCAGCAAGGCAAAGTTAAGCTCGGCACCAACCTTGAGGTGCTCTATTTCGATCAGTTGCGCGAACAGCTCGATCCCGAACTGACCGTGCAGCAGAACCTTTCCGGCGATCAGGATACAGTGACCATCGGCGACCAGCAGCGTCATGTCTACGGATATCTGCAGGATTTTCTCTTTACCCCTGACCGGGCGCGCAGCCCGGTACGGATTCTTTCCGGCGGCGAGCGCAACCGGTTGTTGCTGGCCAAGCTCTTTACCCGGCCAGCCAACCTGCTGGTGCTCGATGAGCCGACCAACGACCTCGATCTCGAGACCCTCGATCTGCTTGAAGAGCTGTTGGCGGACTATAAGGGAACCCTGTTTCTGGTCAGCCACGACCGGGAGTTTATCAATAGGGTGGCGACCAGCTGTTTTGTCTTTGAAGGGGAAGGGAAGGTTGGAGAGTATGTCGGCGGCTACGACGATTGGTTGCGTCAGCGGCCGACCCCAAAGGTGGAGCCGGCCAAGGATAAGGTCAAGACGCCGCGCAGCAAGCCTGTCAGGGAGCGGCCTCGCAAGCTGAGTTTTAAGGAGCGCAAAGAACTCGACGAGTTGCCGCAACTTATCGATGATCTCGAAGAGGAGATCGAGGCATTGCAGCAACAGTTAGCCGATCCGGAGCTTTATCGCAGTCGAGGCGAGGCCGTTGCTGGTCTTCAGCAGCGACTGGCAGAGGCGGAGCAGGAACTGGAAGAAGCCTTTGGCCGTTGGGAAGAGCTCGACGCTTTGGCGCCGAGCTAG
- a CDS encoding DUF2721 domain-containing protein codes for MTIDITTPALLFPAISLLLLAYTNRFLALAQVIRALAGRLAESEDLDVRLQVNNLRLRIRLIKWMQGAGIISILLCMVSMVCLFADLEYWGRFAFVISLTLMIASLGLSFWETLLSGEALKYELQRCERLQRESKQV; via the coding sequence ATGACCATCGACATCACCACCCCAGCCCTGTTGTTCCCGGCCATCTCGTTGCTTTTGCTCGCCTACACCAATCGATTTTTGGCCCTGGCACAGGTCATCCGTGCCCTGGCTGGGCGTCTGGCGGAGAGTGAGGATCTCGATGTGCGCCTTCAGGTCAACAACCTGCGGTTGCGCATTCGGCTAATCAAGTGGATGCAGGGGGCTGGAATCATCAGCATACTTCTCTGCATGGTGTCGATGGTCTGCCTCTTTGCCGATCTGGAATATTGGGGGCGGTTCGCTTTTGTGATCAGCTTGACGCTGATGATCGCTTCCTTGGGGCTCTCTTTCTGGGAAACACTGCTGTCCGGTGAGGCGCTGAAGTACGAACTGCAACGTTGCGAGCGTCTGCAGCGGGAGTCGAAGCAGGTTTAA
- a CDS encoding isoamylase early set domain-containing protein, with amino-acid sequence MLKKSYTKTGQTCRVTFKLPAEINAETALLCGEFTDWETQAKPMKTLKTGGFSLTLSLPASQSYRFRYLLDGERWENDGQADGYIPNGFGTEDSLVIL; translated from the coding sequence ATGTTGAAAAAAAGTTACACGAAAACGGGTCAGACTTGCCGGGTAACCTTTAAACTGCCGGCTGAAATCAACGCCGAAACGGCCCTATTATGCGGCGAGTTTACTGATTGGGAAACCCAGGCCAAGCCGATGAAAACACTTAAAACGGGCGGATTCAGCCTCACACTGTCATTGCCGGCCAGCCAATCCTACCGCTTTCGCTATCTGCTGGACGGCGAACGTTGGGAAAATGACGGCCAGGCCGATGGTTACATCCCCAACGGTTTCGGAACCGAAGACTCTTTGGTCATTTTGTAG
- a CDS encoding PLP-dependent aminotransferase family protein: MRQELFRYQEVERYVIDLIETSTVGPGERLPSLRVLSSRLKASISTINQAYLALEKQGVIEARSRSGFFVREQVHCSPPVSLPRPDLEPTQGNRSHLIQTVLSSVGDRNLLPLGVICPSEELLPSKPLARLMAVVTRENPHKTIAYETIYGNLELRRQLAFRALDAGMAVSPEGILITSGAMEALYVSLRAVTRPGDNVLIQSPTYYCFLQLLENCGLRAIEVPSRPENGVDPADVAKALQRFDISACIFSPNFNNPDGSLACDGAKKEVVELLAERDIPLIEDDVYGDLSFDACRPRTYQSFDRKGLVMLCSSFSKTIAPGYRVGWMIPGRFYRRALEVKTVTNVCSATPTQMAVAAYLRTGQYDRHLKRLRTAIQKQMQTMQIHLGRCFPVGTGMTRPRGGGVLWLELDESIDSVALFYRAREAGIGIAPGAIFSTQDKYNNFIRLSCGALWDEKLRQGLETLGSLIGEMSR; encoded by the coding sequence GTGCGACAGGAACTGTTTCGTTATCAAGAAGTTGAGCGCTATGTTATTGATCTCATCGAGACGTCGACAGTCGGGCCCGGAGAACGATTACCCTCTTTGCGGGTGCTTAGCAGTCGCCTGAAGGCCAGCATCAGCACCATCAATCAGGCTTATCTGGCACTGGAGAAGCAGGGGGTGATCGAAGCGCGTTCCCGTTCCGGGTTTTTCGTCCGGGAGCAAGTACACTGCTCGCCACCGGTTAGCCTGCCCCGGCCCGACCTGGAACCGACTCAGGGCAACCGCAGCCACTTGATTCAGACGGTGCTCAGCTCGGTCGGAGATCGGAACCTGCTGCCGCTTGGCGTCATCTGTCCGTCCGAGGAACTTTTGCCCAGCAAGCCTCTGGCTCGTCTCATGGCAGTGGTAACCCGGGAAAATCCCCATAAAACCATCGCCTACGAAACCATTTACGGAAATCTCGAGTTGCGCCGCCAGCTTGCCTTCCGGGCGCTTGATGCCGGCATGGCCGTGAGCCCCGAGGGTATTCTTATCACTTCCGGGGCCATGGAGGCTCTCTATGTTTCCTTGCGGGCCGTGACCCGTCCGGGGGATAATGTTCTGATTCAGTCGCCGACGTACTACTGCTTCCTGCAATTGTTGGAAAACTGCGGGCTGCGGGCCATAGAAGTTCCTTCCCGGCCTGAAAACGGCGTGGATCCTGCGGATGTTGCCAAGGCATTGCAGCGTTTTGATATCAGCGCCTGCATCTTCAGCCCAAATTTTAATAATCCTGATGGAAGCCTGGCTTGCGATGGGGCTAAGAAAGAGGTCGTTGAGTTGTTGGCAGAAAGGGATATCCCGCTGATCGAGGATGACGTCTACGGTGACCTCAGCTTTGACGCTTGCCGTCCACGTACCTATCAGAGCTTTGATCGCAAGGGCCTGGTAATGCTCTGTTCGTCCTTTTCCAAAACAATTGCGCCCGGGTACCGGGTTGGTTGGATGATACCAGGTCGTTTTTATCGCCGGGCATTGGAGGTTAAGACGGTGACCAATGTCTGTTCCGCCACACCGACCCAAATGGCGGTGGCAGCTTACCTGCGTACAGGGCAATATGACCGGCATTTGAAGCGACTGCGAACCGCCATCCAAAAGCAGATGCAGACGATGCAGATTCATCTCGGCCGTTGTTTTCCTGTTGGCACAGGCATGACCAGACCTCGGGGCGGTGGTGTGCTCTGGCTGGAACTGGACGAATCGATCGATTCTGTCGCTCTTTTTTACCGGGCCCGGGAAGCCGGAATCGGCATTGCTCCGGGAGCCATTTTTTCAACTCAGGATAAATACAATAATTTTATACGCCTAAGTTGCGGAGCTCTGTGGGACGAAAAGTTGCGCCAGGGCCTGGAAACCCTCGGAAGCCTGATAGGAGAGATGAGTCGCTGA
- a CDS encoding carboxymuconolactone decarboxylase family protein — translation MRMLAEFFPEFTTLLDEMDELYQEKRTIDEKTYQFICFALSIKARSKPCVLKHFKGALDAGATVKELSYIFALVMREAAGADDCWTHDVLGDWKEIAAGNVDCSCPE, via the coding sequence ATGCGTATGCTAGCGGAGTTTTTCCCGGAATTCACCACGCTCCTTGATGAGATGGACGAACTTTATCAGGAGAAGCGTACCATCGATGAAAAGACCTACCAGTTCATCTGCTTTGCCCTGTCGATCAAAGCCCGCTCCAAGCCCTGCGTGCTCAAGCATTTCAAAGGAGCCCTGGATGCTGGAGCCACGGTAAAAGAACTGTCCTATATCTTCGCCCTGGTGATGCGTGAAGCTGCCGGTGCCGACGACTGTTGGACGCACGATGTTCTTGGCGACTGGAAAGAGATCGCTGCCGGAAATGTGGATTGCAGCTGCCCGGAATAA
- a CDS encoding DUF2238 domain-containing protein — translation MIPKILLGLYLLLFVALGIAPYDRAVWVAENVPIVAIVALLVIIYRKQRFSDLAYVLMACLIFLHTIGGHFTFERVPFDFVSDLFGFERNHYDRIAHFTVGFYAFPCAELLLRRRLVNSKVILALFPIFFIFTVAAGYELLEWWYAVNADPAAGHAVLGSQGDIWDAQKDMLADGLGALTATGLFFCLRWRRISAALCNSVYTVD, via the coding sequence ATGATCCCCAAGATTTTGCTTGGCCTGTATCTGCTGCTCTTTGTCGCCCTCGGTATCGCACCCTACGACCGGGCTGTATGGGTGGCCGAGAATGTTCCTATCGTCGCCATTGTCGCTCTGCTGGTAATCATTTATCGTAAACAACGTTTTTCCGACCTGGCCTATGTATTGATGGCCTGTCTGATTTTTCTCCATACCATCGGCGGCCACTTCACCTTCGAGCGGGTGCCCTTCGATTTCGTCAGTGATCTGTTCGGCTTCGAGCGTAATCACTACGACCGGATCGCCCATTTCACCGTCGGCTTTTACGCTTTTCCCTGCGCCGAACTGCTGCTGCGTCGAAGGCTGGTCAATTCAAAAGTAATCCTGGCGCTATTCCCGATATTTTTTATTTTTACTGTGGCGGCCGGTTACGAACTCCTTGAGTGGTGGTACGCGGTAAATGCCGATCCCGCCGCCGGCCATGCCGTGCTCGGTTCCCAGGGGGACATCTGGGATGCGCAAAAAGACATGCTGGCCGACGGCCTCGGCGCATTGACGGCGACGGGGTTGTTTTTTTGCCTTCGCTGGCGGCGAATAAGTGCAGCCCTTTGCAACTCCGTATATACTGTTGATTAG
- a CDS encoding arylesterase codes for MKGTPSRLTLFICLGLLLFLAGCRDRTPRLTPLEPGALILAFGDSLTAGNGAGRGASYPAVLEQLTGYRTINAGHPGELSGEGLQRLPDLLQRYRPDLVILCHGGNDLLRRHDPALTAANLRSMIEAVRNTEAEIILIGVPKPGLWLRAAPFYQEIADEYRIPCNIEILPDILASRELKSDTIHPNAAGYRQLAETLAELIDQASHN; via the coding sequence ATGAAGGGTACCCCTTCTCGGCTTACCTTGTTTATCTGCCTCGGCCTGCTGCTGTTTCTGGCAGGTTGTCGCGATCGGACACCGCGCCTGACGCCACTGGAGCCCGGTGCACTGATTCTGGCCTTTGGCGACAGCTTGACCGCCGGCAACGGCGCCGGCCGCGGCGCCAGCTATCCGGCGGTACTGGAACAACTGACCGGCTACCGCACCATTAACGCCGGCCACCCCGGCGAACTCAGCGGCGAAGGCCTGCAACGCCTTCCGGATCTGCTGCAACGCTACAGGCCTGACCTGGTAATTCTCTGCCACGGCGGCAACGATCTGCTGCGCCGTCACGATCCTGCGCTGACCGCCGCCAACCTTCGATCCATGATCGAGGCAGTACGCAACACCGAGGCTGAAATCATCTTAATCGGCGTGCCAAAACCCGGCCTCTGGCTACGGGCAGCCCCCTTCTACCAGGAGATCGCCGATGAATACCGCATCCCCTGTAATATCGAGATCCTGCCGGATATTCTTGCCAGCCGAGAGCTAAAGAGCGACACTATCCACCCCAATGCCGCCGGCTATCGGCAGCTCGCCGAAACGTTGGCCGAGCTTATTGATCAGGCCAGCCACAACTGA
- a CDS encoding TetR/AcrR family transcriptional regulator: MEKRDTRNDIIKVGMELISTHGYSATGIGTVLQLAKVPKGSFYHYFPSKEAFGLAVIDRFAEGYERFVCAFLQEPGVPPLERLRNYLEAVAQAVGLEEDGCVRGCLIGNLGQELAAQNETFRLRLEEIFGDWLGLLAATLDQARAAEEVAADLDSRCMAGVLLSGLQGALLRSKVQRSAQPIRELTAVLFDRLLVGGGR, translated from the coding sequence ATGGAAAAGCGAGATACCCGAAACGATATCATCAAGGTCGGCATGGAGCTGATCTCTACCCATGGATACAGTGCCACAGGCATCGGTACTGTATTGCAGCTGGCCAAGGTCCCTAAGGGGTCTTTTTATCATTACTTCCCCAGCAAGGAAGCCTTCGGTCTGGCAGTTATCGACCGCTTTGCCGAAGGCTACGAGCGTTTTGTTTGCGCGTTTTTGCAGGAACCGGGGGTGCCACCCCTCGAACGCTTACGCAATTACCTCGAGGCTGTCGCCCAGGCGGTCGGCCTAGAGGAAGATGGCTGTGTGCGTGGCTGTCTGATCGGCAATCTCGGTCAGGAGCTGGCGGCGCAGAACGAGACGTTTCGGTTGCGCCTGGAAGAAATATTCGGTGATTGGCTGGGACTTCTGGCGGCTACCCTTGATCAGGCGCGGGCTGCTGAAGAGGTCGCTGCAGATCTCGATTCACGGTGTATGGCGGGGGTGTTGCTCAGTGGTCTGCAAGGGGCTCTGTTGCGCTCCAAAGTGCAACGTTCCGCTCAGCCGATTCGGGAGTTAACGGCAGTTCTGTTCGACCGCCTGCTGGTGGGTGGCGGACGATAA
- the ald gene encoding alanine dehydrogenase codes for MIVGVPKEIKEREYRVGITPAGARTLIEDGHQVVIEKGAGLGSGLTDEQYLAVGAQLEPSAARVYEQAELVVKVKEPLPTEYELLQPEQILFTFLHLAAAPELTDLLLKKRITGIAYETVQHDDGTLPLLQPMSEVAGRMSIQVGAHFLQKEHGGKGVLLAGAPGVRPGRVVVLGAGTVGSNAVRIAVGMGADVTVLDIDPARLAVLDDHYGNHILTLISNSQNIEDEVSRADLVIGAVLIPGGRTPQLVPEPLVAQMSPGSVIIDVAVDQGGCIATTRPTSHDEPVYLDHGVLHYGVANMPGAVCQTSTFALTNSTLPYIQQLARLGVQQALKANTVLRRGLNVFAGQVRHHAVADALNLPYQS; via the coding sequence ATGATCGTAGGGGTTCCCAAAGAGATCAAAGAGCGTGAATACCGGGTCGGCATAACTCCGGCCGGGGCGCGCACCTTGATTGAAGACGGCCATCAAGTAGTGATCGAGAAGGGGGCCGGTCTCGGCAGTGGCCTGACCGATGAACAATACCTGGCCGTCGGGGCCCAACTGGAGCCTTCAGCCGCCCGCGTCTATGAGCAGGCGGAACTGGTCGTAAAGGTCAAAGAACCGTTACCGACAGAATATGAACTGTTGCAGCCGGAGCAGATCCTGTTTACCTTTCTCCACCTGGCTGCAGCGCCTGAGCTGACCGATCTGCTGCTTAAAAAACGGATCACGGGCATCGCTTATGAAACGGTGCAGCATGACGATGGCACCCTGCCCCTGCTGCAACCCATGAGTGAAGTCGCCGGTCGCATGTCGATCCAGGTTGGTGCTCATTTCCTGCAAAAAGAGCACGGCGGCAAGGGCGTGCTGTTGGCCGGAGCACCAGGAGTGCGCCCCGGCCGAGTAGTCGTGCTTGGTGCCGGAACCGTGGGCAGCAACGCCGTCCGCATCGCCGTCGGCATGGGCGCGGACGTAACCGTGCTCGACATCGATCCGGCCCGCCTGGCGGTACTCGACGACCATTACGGCAACCACATCCTGACCCTCATCTCCAATTCTCAGAACATCGAGGACGAAGTCAGCCGTGCCGATCTGGTAATCGGCGCGGTCCTGATTCCCGGCGGCCGCACACCGCAGCTGGTCCCGGAACCGCTGGTCGCGCAAATGAGCCCAGGCAGTGTCATTATTGACGTAGCGGTCGACCAGGGTGGCTGCATTGCCACTACCCGACCGACCAGTCATGACGAGCCGGTCTATCTCGACCACGGAGTCTTACATTACGGGGTCGCCAACATGCCGGGCGCGGTGTGCCAGACCAGTACCTTCGCCCTGACTAACAGTACCCTTCCCTATATCCAACAACTGGCCCGACTCGGCGTTCAACAGGCCCTGAAAGCCAACACCGTGCTAAGACGCGGCCTCAATGTTTTCGCCGGCCAGGTGCGTCACCACGCCGTGGCCGATGCCCTTAACCTGCCTTATCAGAGCTGA
- a CDS encoding AAA family ATPase has translation MTDNTNSFDQFSGSSHYVLDDELGKIINVSMALEMPLLLKGEPGTGKTMLAHAIAERLDMPLIVLNVKSSMKLVEALYQYDTLTRLNDSRFGDSQRDVSNIADYIRMGKIGQAFTAERRVVLLIDEIDKADTDFQDDMLDVLDQMHFDILEVDETITARHRPVIIITSNAKKDLSDPFLGRCNFHHIAFPDEEMMRRIVTVHFPQVGRDLSEACIAAFYRLRDLEGVEKKPATRELLNWLRALQADPDFRAESLEEGLPPYLGILFKKSPDLERVMAQLRD, from the coding sequence ATGACGGATAATACGAATTCATTCGACCAGTTCAGCGGCAGCAGCCATTATGTCCTGGACGACGAACTTGGCAAGATAATCAACGTATCCATGGCCTTGGAGATGCCTTTGTTGCTCAAGGGCGAACCGGGTACCGGCAAGACCATGCTGGCCCATGCCATCGCCGAGCGTCTGGATATGCCGCTGATCGTGCTCAATGTTAAATCGAGCATGAAGCTGGTTGAAGCCCTTTACCAGTACGACACCTTGACCCGGCTCAACGACAGCCGTTTCGGTGATTCGCAGCGGGACGTGAGCAATATCGCTGACTATATCCGCATGGGAAAGATCGGTCAGGCTTTTACCGCCGAACGACGGGTGGTGCTGCTTATCGATGAGATCGACAAGGCCGATACCGATTTTCAGGACGATATGCTCGATGTTCTGGACCAGATGCATTTCGACATTCTGGAAGTCGATGAAACGATTACCGCCCGTCATCGGCCGGTGATTATTATCACCTCCAATGCGAAAAAAGACCTGTCCGATCCTTTCCTTGGTCGCTGCAACTTTCATCACATCGCCTTCCCCGACGAGGAGATGATGCGTCGCATTGTGACGGTGCATTTTCCCCAGGTGGGTCGTGATCTCAGCGAAGCCTGTATCGCAGCCTTCTATCGCCTACGCGACCTCGAAGGGGTAGAAAAGAAACCGGCGACTCGCGAACTGCTCAACTGGCTGCGCGCTCTGCAGGCCGATCCTGATTTCCGTGCAGAGAGTTTAGAGGAGGGATTACCTCCCTATCTCGGCATATTGTTTAAGAAAAGCCCCGATCTCGAACGTGTCATGGCTCAGTTGCGCGATTAA